The window CGGGCTGTAAATTATCTTCAAGCTGTTGCACAAATGGTCTATTATTATCCAATGTTAAGGCCCCGCCAGTCAATCAGGTCAGGGTTGAGCTGGAAATGCATTCACTTTGGCAGGAGTTTGATCAACTCGGCACCGAAATGATTGTCACCAAGGCCGGAAGGTAACAGATATATGCTTGCACTTTTTGCTTCTATTTGAAATCCCTTGTAATCTCTTTTCTGATCTAAAATTGCAGGCGGATGTTTCCAACATTCCAGGTACGAATTTCAGGAATGGATCCTGCTGCTGAATATGTTCTACTCATGGACTTTATTCCTGTAGACGATAAAAGATACAGGTAAACCTCATGTTAAAAATATTCTACATGGAGTCTGAGAAGAACAAATTGAGTCTGGCCCTTTGCAAATTCACGTGAGTTAGATTATAATGTGTGGGTATATGTGTCAGATATGCATTTCACAGCTCATCTTGGTTGGTGGCCGGTCGAGCAGATATCGCGGCTCCAAGCCGAATGCATTTTCATCCGGACTCACCAGCTCGTGGAGGCCAATGGATGAAGCAGACTGTGTCCTTTGACACTCTCAAATTGACCAACAACCTGCTTGATGACAATggacatgtgtgtttgtgtcattgtttaGAAAGTTCAATCTTGCATTCAAATGAG of the Stigmatopora argus isolate UIUO_Sarg chromosome 10, RoL_Sarg_1.0, whole genome shotgun sequence genome contains:
- the LOC144083674 gene encoding T-box transcription factor TBX1-A-like translates to MSLRARNGLPLSPGCKLSSSCCTNGLLLSNVKAPPVNQVRVELEMHSLWQEFDQLGTEMIVTKAGRRMFPTFQVRISGMDPAAEYVLLMDFIPVDDKRYRYAFHSSSWLVAGRADIAAPSRMHFHPDSPARGGQWMKQTVSFDTLKLTNNLLDDNGHMILNSMHRYQPRFHVVYVDTAHNSHLNAHRNFNSFSFPETRFMAVTAYQNHRITQLKIASNPFAKGFRTTEAQNWLVAL